The Anaerotignum propionicum DSM 1682 sequence GATGAAAATTCCTCATCTTCTTCAAACCGAGTTATTTGATTTTCTATCTCAAGCAGTTCTTTACTGATTTTAGGAGGTTCTTTTTTATAAGGTTTATCTAGTAATCGTTGATTTTTAATAAGCTTATTTGCTGTACTTATAAAAACCTTTTTTAATTCCTCATCGGTATAGAAGAGATTTCTGCATAGTACTCGGTTCTTAAATATATATTTTTTGCATTTCCACCTGTTCTTTTCGCAAGCCTTACCGGAATGTTCCGTATACTTTCGATACGGCTCTCCACATTCTCCACAGTAAATCTTGTTAGCTTGTGTCAAGACATACATAAAAAAATAATCTAATCTTTTATACAATCTATAAAGTTCCAAACAATTTCAAGGCTATTATCAGGAAAGACATTTATTCTTTGAATTAACTCAGCAACAAGCTGTTGGGTAAGTACCTGCACTCCTACATATTTGCCTAAATGTTTTGCTGCATTATCCTCAACTACAAAAGTTGCATTTAGTTTTTGCAGTAAGGCAGTTTTCTCATGTTCAAAATCTGATTTCTTGTGAGATAACTCCGCCGTTTTTTCTTTG is a genomic window containing:
- a CDS encoding zinc ribbon domain-containing protein, with product MYKRLDYFFMYVLTQANKIYCGECGEPYRKYTEHSGKACEKNRWKCKKYIFKNRVLCRNLFYTDEELKKVFISTANKLIKNQRLLDKPYKKEPPKISKELLEIENQITRFEEDEEFSSQELADLIFKRAELTYSTSKIDSYEIQTQKIKEILDGQDPLTEFDEELFKGMIDKIIIYQDGKVETEFINGLKISEILEYKRKDEKNDCS